One stretch of Acholeplasma laidlawii PG-8A DNA includes these proteins:
- the secA gene encoding preprotein translocase subunit SecA, with the protein MFGLFDSTKKAVKKYNKVAHKIMALEDTMKAMSDEALKNQTKIFKDRIKNGETLDDILVEAFATVREASKRVTGLTPYFVQLVGGMSIHDGNIAEMRTGEGKTLTAVLPAYLNALNGDGVHIVTVNEYLAKREAEGEIGDLFRFLGLTVGLNIRDLDREGKKAAYACDIMYSTNSELGFDYLRDHMVLYHKDMVAQRGYPYAIIDEVDSILIDEARTPLIISGPAKQTQNLYQQSDRFVKSLSDHEYELDVESNTVELTPEGIAKAESVFNIENLYDLSHVSLLHHINNALKANFTMFRDKEYMVVEGEVLIIDQFTGRVLKGRQFSEGLHQALEAKENVEIKKETVTVATITYQNFFRMYKKLSGMTGTAKTEEDEFIEIYNMSVIEIPTNKPVIREDAKDYFFVTAEEKYQALIEEIKRRHEIGQPILIGTIAVETSEFLSMELRKHRINHEVLNAKNHEREAEIVAKAGQKGAVTIATNMAGRGTDIKLGEGVVELGGLAVLGSEKHDARRIDNQLRGRSGRQGDPGFSRFYLSAEDELMVRRGGDRFRTIIETLQRAQATGEPVTSKMITSLITGAQKRSEGVNSEIRKNVLRYDDVLRVQREIIYAERTSILTKETVEEEVIKFIETIVEAEIDEFIIPHGRNKFEIKDEAIVHHFESFLIPKGMVKIEDVNEMDEVEIVNHYKDLAIKLLVSKKEVVPQEVYNEFLKVIMLRVIDTYWMRHIDAMSELRQGVRLQSYGQQNPLIIYQKEGKRMFDEMRYNISKDIARYAALGRIELNVSREAVVKNTSTNQGEDASKQKRKQPKRAHRSQLPWNRR; encoded by the coding sequence ATGTTTGGACTATTTGATTCGACCAAAAAAGCAGTAAAAAAATATAACAAAGTAGCTCATAAAATTATGGCTTTAGAAGATACAATGAAAGCAATGAGTGACGAAGCATTAAAAAATCAAACTAAAATTTTTAAAGATCGTATTAAAAATGGAGAAACTTTAGACGATATTTTAGTTGAAGCATTTGCAACAGTTAGAGAAGCCTCAAAACGTGTAACTGGGCTAACACCATATTTTGTACAATTAGTTGGTGGTATGTCGATTCACGATGGTAATATTGCTGAAATGAGAACAGGTGAAGGTAAAACCTTAACCGCTGTTTTACCTGCATATTTAAATGCTTTAAATGGTGATGGTGTGCATATTGTTACAGTCAACGAATACTTAGCTAAACGTGAAGCTGAAGGCGAAATTGGTGACCTATTTAGATTCTTAGGATTAACTGTAGGTTTAAATATTAGAGATTTAGATAGAGAAGGTAAAAAGGCAGCATATGCTTGTGATATTATGTACTCTACAAACTCTGAGTTAGGCTTTGATTACTTAAGAGATCACATGGTCTTATATCATAAAGATATGGTTGCACAAAGAGGCTACCCATACGCAATTATTGATGAGGTTGACTCGATTTTAATTGATGAGGCTAGAACACCTTTGATTATCTCTGGACCTGCTAAACAAACTCAAAACTTATACCAACAATCTGATCGTTTTGTAAAATCTTTAAGTGATCATGAATATGAATTAGATGTAGAGTCAAATACTGTCGAGTTAACACCTGAAGGTATTGCTAAAGCAGAAAGCGTATTTAATATTGAAAACTTATATGACTTAAGTCATGTATCTTTATTACATCACATCAACAATGCTTTAAAAGCTAATTTCACCATGTTTAGAGACAAAGAATATATGGTTGTAGAAGGTGAAGTTTTAATTATTGACCAATTTACAGGTCGTGTACTAAAGGGTAGACAATTTAGTGAAGGTCTACACCAAGCACTTGAAGCCAAAGAAAACGTTGAAATTAAAAAAGAAACTGTTACAGTAGCTACAATTACGTACCAAAACTTCTTTAGAATGTATAAAAAACTATCTGGTATGACCGGTACTGCAAAGACTGAAGAAGATGAATTTATAGAAATTTATAACATGAGTGTTATTGAAATTCCTACAAACAAACCAGTCATTAGAGAAGATGCTAAAGATTACTTCTTTGTAACAGCAGAAGAAAAATATCAAGCATTAATTGAAGAAATCAAACGTAGACACGAGATTGGGCAACCCATATTAATTGGTACAATTGCAGTCGAAACATCAGAATTTTTAAGTATGGAATTACGCAAACATCGTATTAACCATGAAGTATTAAACGCTAAAAACCATGAAAGAGAAGCTGAAATTGTTGCTAAAGCTGGTCAAAAAGGTGCGGTTACAATCGCGACCAACATGGCTGGACGTGGTACCGACATTAAACTTGGTGAAGGTGTAGTGGAACTTGGTGGTTTAGCAGTATTAGGTTCTGAAAAACACGATGCTAGACGTATTGATAATCAGTTAAGAGGTCGTTCTGGACGTCAAGGGGATCCTGGTTTTTCAAGATTCTACTTATCTGCAGAAGATGAACTCATGGTACGTCGTGGAGGAGACCGTTTTAGAACAATTATTGAAACACTTCAACGTGCCCAAGCAACCGGTGAACCAGTAACTTCTAAGATGATTACATCTTTAATTACTGGTGCACAAAAACGTAGTGAAGGTGTCAACTCAGAAATTAGAAAAAACGTCTTAAGATATGACGATGTTTTAAGAGTGCAAAGAGAAATTATTTATGCTGAACGTACATCTATTTTAACTAAAGAAACTGTTGAAGAAGAAGTCATTAAGTTTATTGAAACAATTGTTGAAGCTGAAATTGATGAGTTTATCATTCCTCACGGAAGAAATAAATTTGAAATTAAAGATGAAGCAATTGTTCACCATTTTGAAAGTTTCTTAATACCTAAAGGTATGGTTAAAATTGAAGATGTAAATGAAATGGATGAAGTAGAAATTGTCAACCATTATAAAGATCTTGCGATTAAATTATTAGTAAGTAAAAAAGAAGTTGTACCTCAAGAAGTGTACAATGAGTTTTTAAAAGTAATCATGTTACGTGTAATTGATACTTATTGGATGCGTCATATTGATGCAATGAGTGAGTTACGACAAGGTGTTAGACTACAATCATACGGTCAACAAAATCCGTTAATTATTTACCAAAAAGAAGGTAAACGTATGTTTGATGAAATGCGCTACAATATTTCAAAAGATATTGCTAGATATGCTGCACTGGGTCGTATTGAATTAAATGTTAGCCGTGAAGCGGTTGTTAAAAATACAAGCACAAACCAAGGTGAAGATGCTTCTAAACAAAAACGTAAACAACCTAAGCGTGCTCACAGAAGTCAATTACCGTGGAATAGAAGGTAG